In one Gemmatimonadota bacterium genomic region, the following are encoded:
- a CDS encoding NmrA/HSCARG family protein: protein MAEKVIAVVGGTGSQGSGLVRAILDHPDSGFRARVITRDATSKKAQALTAAGAEVVQADLDDVDSLIAAFAGAHGAFCVTNYWEHMSPEREMAQAKNLATAAREAGVRHVVWSTLEDTRRWIPLEDDRMPTLMEHFKVPHFDAKGQADAFFAEAGVPTTLLLTTFYWDNLVHFGMEPQRGDDGGLVFALPMGDAKLAGIAAVDIGRCAFGIFQGGDAFIGKTVGIAGEHLTGAEMASALGEALGEPVTYVAVPFDTYRSFGFPGADDMGNMFQFYHDFNDVFTGARDVELSRRLNPELHSFRDWLDERGGEIPRH, encoded by the coding sequence ATGGCTGAGAAGGTCATTGCGGTGGTCGGCGGTACGGGCTCCCAGGGCAGCGGCCTGGTGCGTGCGATCCTGGACCATCCCGACAGTGGGTTTCGCGCGCGAGTGATCACCAGAGACGCGACCTCGAAGAAGGCCCAGGCCCTGACGGCAGCAGGCGCCGAGGTGGTGCAGGCCGACCTCGATGATGTGGACAGTCTGATCGCTGCGTTCGCAGGCGCGCACGGCGCCTTCTGCGTCACCAACTACTGGGAGCACATGTCCCCCGAGCGCGAGATGGCGCAGGCGAAGAACCTGGCGACGGCCGCTCGCGAAGCGGGCGTCCGCCACGTCGTCTGGTCCACGCTCGAGGACACGCGGCGCTGGATTCCGCTCGAGGACGACCGCATGCCGACCCTGATGGAGCACTTCAAGGTGCCCCACTTCGATGCGAAGGGTCAGGCGGACGCCTTCTTCGCCGAGGCAGGCGTTCCCACGACGCTGCTCCTCACGACCTTCTACTGGGACAATCTCGTCCACTTCGGGATGGAGCCGCAGCGAGGCGACGATGGCGGTCTGGTGTTCGCGCTGCCCATGGGCGATGCCAAGCTCGCCGGGATCGCGGCGGTCGACATCGGACGGTGTGCGTTCGGGATCTTCCAGGGCGGCGATGCGTTCATCGGGAAGACCGTCGGCATCGCGGGCGAGCACCTGACCGGCGCGGAGATGGCGAGCGCACTTGGGGAAGCTCTCGGCGAACCGGTCACCTATGTCGCCGTGCCGTTCGATACCTACCGCTCCTTCGGGTTCCCCGGGGCAGACGACATGGGGAACATGTTCCAGTTCTACCACGACTTCAACGACGTATTCACGGGCGCCAGGGATGTGGAGCTGTCTCGCCGCTTGAATCCGGAACTCCACTCGTTCCGTGACTGGCTCGACGAGCGCGGCGGAGAGATCCCCCGACACTAG
- a CDS encoding SgcJ/EcaC family oxidoreductase, whose product MTHHEESIRALLANYELLLNASDAEGIAELYSANGIFMPQGFPTADGRDAVLATYRTIFNTIALDIEFTVDEIAGGEGIATALTRSNGSVRVNATGAEAPESNRELFVFAQEDGAWRIARYMFNKAG is encoded by the coding sequence ATGACACACCACGAAGAGAGCATCCGCGCACTCCTGGCGAACTACGAGCTCCTGCTCAATGCATCGGACGCCGAGGGCATCGCTGAGCTCTACTCCGCCAACGGCATCTTCATGCCCCAGGGCTTCCCGACGGCCGACGGGCGCGATGCCGTGCTCGCCACCTACCGGACGATCTTCAACACCATCGCGCTCGACATCGAGTTCACCGTGGACGAGATCGCGGGAGGCGAGGGCATCGCCACTGCCCTGACCCGATCGAACGGCTCCGTGCGCGTGAACGCGACCGGCGCCGAGGCGCCGGAGTCCAACCGCGAGCTCTTCGTGTTCGCGCAGGAGGACGGAGCCTGGCGGATCGCCCGCTACATGTTCAACAAGGCGGGTTGA
- a CDS encoding MarR family transcriptional regulator produces the protein MTAILEAFDPAWVVALGENHGHLEFHDLVLRLLETPGAADVIDDIAVEWGNALYQSVVDRYARGDDVPWDSVTMAWRNTVVSPNTVWDAPVYERFFRAVRRVNAALPRESQYRVLLADAPVDWSQVDSVAQLSPFFDRARSMADVIRRESLREGRHCLFLAGGLHVAKAPRVRRSSRGVPTAEVTPVAWLELHHPGATYVIQSMGRAEELGLADLVGSGAPRLATTAGSAIGAIPANAATALRNRDGSRPDVYGTSTLAEILDAVVLWDPTDLTFPAADPSVYQTDWYWAELNRRSVMLRGEPMDASLRSPHRDPQRSAPGGRPLHYSSRGVLLVMSTLHPAQAMGIDAPEERVLIALVRAARVASARSDAVVRQAGLSPSQYNVLRILRSAGDGGLSRSGIGDRMVTREPDLTRILSGLTQMGAVTTQRSSEDRRSRVSSITRHGRALLDGLDREVGEAAAASLKALSRAELDTLEALLEAVGQQLDD, from the coding sequence TGGGGCAACGCGCTGTATCAAAGCGTGGTGGATCGCTACGCCCGCGGAGATGACGTTCCCTGGGATTCCGTCACGATGGCGTGGCGCAACACGGTCGTCTCGCCGAACACGGTATGGGATGCGCCCGTCTACGAGCGCTTCTTCCGTGCGGTACGGCGCGTGAACGCGGCACTTCCTCGCGAGTCGCAGTACCGGGTCTTGCTGGCAGACGCCCCGGTGGACTGGTCGCAGGTCGACTCCGTGGCCCAGTTGAGCCCGTTCTTCGACCGTGCACGTTCGATGGCAGACGTGATCCGGCGGGAGTCGCTGCGCGAGGGGAGGCACTGTCTCTTCCTCGCCGGAGGTCTCCATGTCGCCAAAGCGCCTCGGGTCCGGCGCTCCTCCCGGGGAGTCCCCACGGCGGAGGTCACCCCCGTCGCGTGGCTCGAGCTCCACCACCCTGGGGCCACCTACGTGATCCAGTCGATGGGACGGGCGGAGGAGCTGGGACTGGCAGACCTCGTCGGGTCCGGGGCGCCCCGGCTGGCGACGACCGCGGGTAGCGCCATCGGAGCGATTCCCGCCAATGCCGCCACCGCGCTGCGGAACCGTGATGGGTCGCGACCGGACGTCTATGGGACCTCGACCCTGGCGGAGATTCTCGACGCAGTCGTGCTGTGGGATCCGACCGACCTGACGTTCCCCGCCGCGGATCCGTCCGTCTATCAGACCGATTGGTATTGGGCCGAGTTGAACCGTCGCAGCGTGATGCTGCGTGGCGAGCCGATGGATGCGTCGCTCAGGTCGCCCCACCGGGATCCGCAACGCTCCGCTCCAGGTGGAAGGCCCTTGCATTACTCCTCGCGAGGAGTATTATTGGTCATGTCGACCCTGCACCCGGCCCAGGCCATGGGCATCGACGCGCCCGAGGAGCGTGTGCTGATCGCGCTCGTCCGGGCGGCCCGCGTGGCTTCGGCGCGGTCGGATGCGGTTGTCCGCCAGGCGGGCCTCTCCCCCTCCCAGTACAACGTGCTGCGCATCCTGCGCTCCGCAGGAGACGGGGGGTTGAGCAGGAGCGGGATCGGAGATCGCATGGTGACCCGGGAGCCGGACCTCACCCGGATCCTCTCCGGACTCACGCAGATGGGTGCCGTGACGACCCAGCGCTCGTCGGAGGACCGACGGAGCCGGGTGAGTTCGATCACCCGGCACGGGCGTGCGCTGCTCGACGGGCTTGACCGGGAGGTCGGCGAGGCGGCAGCCGCCTCGCTCAAGGCGTTGAGTCGTGCCGAGCTGGACACGCTCGAAGCGTTGTTGGAGGCCGTCGGGCAGCAGCTCGACGACTGA